A single window of Pyrus communis chromosome 10, drPyrComm1.1, whole genome shotgun sequence DNA harbors:
- the LOC137748041 gene encoding uncharacterized protein: MRWNMWNLLSVMNLKGTDQNNHCCLRRRRPALRGLPSPHEWNCQGIGRDLTIDDLLEQNKLHTPDIVILLETKNRSNHYVYLNRRLGMDSMHAVEPRGIAGGMCIFWRNYVLLVKYANFFLEVGICDGEINENWRLFAIYTSTNDNKRKDQWRMLSNRIKAARNKCLLIGDFNDIIDDLDKERGNYRSVVSMRNFCDFSVGNKLLDLGFMGYPFTWRNRKDEGPIQQRLDHGLATSGWVDVYLEAKIMHEVLEGSDHAMLILATKPSTLIRKRRFIYDEQGERVSRGCETKLESWVYGLACL, from the coding sequence atgAGGTGGAATATGTGGAACCTGTTGAGTGTTATGAACCTCAAAGGAACCGACCAAAACAATCATTGTTGTCTGAGGCGGAGAAGACCAGCCTTAAGGGGTCTCCCAAGTCCCCATGAATGGAACTGTCAGGGTATCGGGCGTGACTTGACAATTGACGACCTGTTAGAGCAAAATAAGCTTCATACCCCCGACATAGTGATTCTGTTGGAGACTAAAAATAGAAGTAATCACTATGTTTATTTGAATAGAAGGCTTGGGATGGATTCTATGCATGCTGTTGAACCAAGGGGAATTGCTGGTGGTATGTGCATTTTTTGGAGGAACTATGTTTTACTGGTTAAATATGCAAATTTTTTCCTTGAGGTTGGTATATGTGACGGGGAAATAAATGAGAATTGGAGGTTGTTCGCGATTTACACGAGTACGAATGATAATAAGAGGAAAGACCAATGGCGAATGCTATCTAATCGGATTAAGGCTGCAAGGAACAAATGTTTGCTTATTGGGGATTTCAATGATATCATTGATGATTTAGATAAGGAAAGGGGGAATTACAGGTCTGTGGTAAGTATGAGGAATTTCTGTGACTTTAGTGTAGGTAACAAGCTCCTTGACTTGGGCTTTATGGGGTACCCATTTACTTGGAGGAATCGCAAGGATGAAGGCCCTATACAGCAGCGCTTAGACCATGGGTTGGCGACGAGTGGTTGGGTTGATGTGTATCTCGAGGCAAAAATTATGCATGAAGTCTTAGAGGGGTCTGACCATGCCATGCTTATTTTGGCTACGAAACCTTCGACGTTGATTAGGAAGCGACGGTTTATTTATGATGAACAAGGTGAAAGAGTGTCGCGGGGTTGTGAAACAAAATTGGAGTCGTGGGTTTATGGGCTCGCATGCCTTTAG
- the LOC137746627 gene encoding uncharacterized protein, with protein MSWFRAGSSVAKLAIRRSLSNSGSYAARRRVLPSQSRNFHTTISKSRAAPVPRPVPLSRLTDSFLDGTSSVYLEGLQRAWEADPNSVDESWDNFFRNFVGQASTSPGISGQTIQESMRLLLLVRAYQVNGHMKAKLDPLGLEERDIPDDLDPALYGFTEADLDREFFLGVWRMAGFLSENRPVQTLRSILTRLEQAYCGNIGYEYMHIADRERCNWLRNKIETPMPMQYNRQRREVILDRLIWSTQFENFLATKWTTAKRFGLEGGETLIPGMKEMFDRAADLGVESIVIGMPHRGRLNVLGNVVRKPLRQIFSEFSGGTKPVDEVGLYTGTGDVKYHLGTSYDRPTRAGKRIHLSLVANPSHLEAVDPVVVGKTRAKQYYSNDADRTKNMGILIHGDGSFAGQGVVYETLHLSALPNYTTGGTIHIVVNNQVAFTTDPMSGRSSQYCTDVAKALNAPIFHVNGDDMEAVVHVCELAAEWRQTFHSDVVVDLVCYRRFGHNEIDEPSFTQPKMYKVIRNHPSALTIYQNKLLESGQVTKEDIERIQNKVNSILNEEFLSSKDYVPQRRDWLSSHWSGFKSPEQISRIRNTGVKPEILKSVGKAVTALPETFKPHRAVNKVYEQRGKMIETGEGIDWAVAEALAFATLLVEGNHVRLSGQDVERGTFSHRHSVLHDQETGEKYCPLDHITAGQDEEMFTVSNSSLSEFGVLGFELGYSMESPNALVIWEAQFGDFANGAQVIFDQFLSSGESKWLRQTGLVVLLPHGYDGQGPEHSSARLERFLQMSDDNPFVIPEMDPTLRKQIQECNWQVVNVTTPANYFHVLRRQIHREFRKPLIVMAPKNLLRHKDCKSNLSEFDDVQGHPGFDKQGTRFKRLIKDQNHHSDLEEGIRRLVLCSGKLYYELDDERRKVEAKDVAICRVEQLCPFPYDLIQRELKRYPNAEIVWVQEEPMNMGAYSYIAPRLSTAMKSLGRGTIDDVKYIGRAPSAASATGFYSVHLKEQSEIVQKAVQKEPIESHS; from the exons ATGTCGTGGTTTCGAGCTGGGTCTAGTGTGGCAAAGCTTGCCATTAGGAGAAGTTTGTCGAATAGTGGATCCTATGCGGCTAGAAGGCGGGTCCTTCCGTCCCAAAGCCGAAATTTTCACACCACAATATCTAAATCGAGGGCTGCCCCGGTTCCACGCCCTGTACCCCTCTCTAGGCTAACCGATAGTTTCTTGGATGGAACCAGTAGTGTTTATCTGGAGGGGCTTCAGAGGGCTTGGGAAGCTGATCCCAATAGCGTCGATGAGTCGTGGGACAATTTCTTTAGGAATTTTGTGGGGCAGGCCTCTACCTCTCCTGGAATTTCGGGGCAGACCATTCAAGAGAGTATGCGCTTGTTGTTGCTTGTGAGGGCATACCAGGTTAATGGCCACATGAAGGCTAAATTGGACCCTTTGGGTTTAGAGGAGAGAGATATCCCAGATGATTTGGACCCTGCTCTATATGGGTTCACTGAGGCTGATCTCGACAGGGAGTTCTTTTTGGGGGTCTGGAGGATGGCTGGGTTTTTGTCTGAGAACCGTCCTGTGCAGACCCTTAGGTCCATTTTGACCCGGCTTGAGCAGGCTTACTGTGGGAACATTGGGTATGAGTATATGCACATTGCAGATCGTGAGAGATGTAACTGGTTGAGAAACAAGATTGAGACTCCTATGCCCATGCAATACAATAGGCAGCGCCGTGAGGTTATTCTTGATAGGCTTATTTGGAGTACACAGTTTGAGAACTTCTTGGCTACTAAGTGGACAACAGCAAAGAGGTTCGGACTTGAAGGTGGAGAAACTCTTATTCCTGGCATGAAGGAGATGTTTGATAGGGCTGCTGATCTCGGGGTTGAGAGCATAGTAATTGGAATGCCTCACAGAGGCAGACTAAATGTATTGGGTAATGTGGTGCGGAAACCTTTGCGTCAGATATTTAGTGAATTTAGTGGTGGTACAAAGCCTGTGGATGAAGTTGGGCTTTACACTGGGACTGGTGATGTCAAGTATCACTTGGGAACCTCTTATGATCGACCCACAAGAGCTGGGAAAAGAATTCATTTATCTTTGGTTGCAAATCCAAGTCACTTGGAAGCTGTGGACCCTGTCGTTGTCGGAAAAACTAGAGCAAAGCAGTATTATTCAAATGATGCGGACAGGACCAAGAATATGGGCATTTTGATTCATGGAGATGGTAGCTTTGCTGGACAAGGTGTGGTCTATGAGACTCTGCATTTAAGTGCTCTTCCGAACTATACCACTGGTGGGACTATACACATCGTGGTGAACAACCAAGTTGCCTTCACAACTGACCCAATGTCGGGAAGATCTTCTCAGTATTGTACTGATGTTGCCAAAGCATTGAATGCCCCTATTTTCCATGTAAATGGTGATGACATGGAGGCAGTCGTTCATGTCTGTGAGCTTGCCGCTGAATGGCGCCAGACTTTCCATTCTGATGTTGTGGTGGATTTAGTGTGCTATCGTCGATTTGGGCATAATGAGATTGACGAGCCATCTTTCACACAGCCCAAAATGTACAAG GTTATTCGGAATCATCCCTCAGCTCTAACAATCTACCAGAACAAACTTCTAGAGTCTGGACAAGTGACCAAAGAAGACATAGAAAGGATACAAAACAAGGTTAATTCAATTCTCAATGAAGAGTTCTTGTCTAGCAAGGATTATGTTCCTCAAAGAAGGGACTGGCTTTCATCTCATTGGTCTGGATTCAAGTCACCTGAGCAGATTTCTCGTATCCGGAATACTGG GGTAAAACCAGAGATTTTGAAGAGTGTTGGCAAAGCTGTCACTGCCCTTCCAGAAACTTTTAAACCTCACAGAGCAGTAAACAAGGTGTATGAACAACGTGGAAAAATGATTGAGACTGGTGAAGGGATTGATTGGGCAGTTGCTGAAGCACTTGCCTTTGCTACACTACTAGTAGAAGGTAACCATGTTCGACTGAGTGGTCAGGATGTTGAAAGAGGTACATTTAGTCATCGGCATTCTGTTCTTCACGACCAGGAAACTGGGGAAAAGTATTGTCCTCTTGACCATATTACGGCTGGCCAAGATGAGGAAATGTTTACAGTTAGCAACAG CTCACTCTCAGAGTTTGGTGTACTTGGATTTGAATTGGGTTACTCGATGGAGAGTCCAAATGCATTAGTGATTTGGGAAGCTCAATTTGGTGATTTTGCCAATGGAGCTCAAGTTATCTTTGATCAGTTTTTGAGTAGTGGGGAGTCCAAGTGGCTTCGTCAAACTGGgcttgttgtgctgcttcctcatGGTTACGATGGCCAGGGCCCTGAACATTCTAGTGCCCGCCTGGAGCGATTTCTTCAG ATGAGTGATGACAATCCTTTTGTCATACCTGAGATGGATCCCACACTTCGAAAGCAAATTCAGGAATGCAATTGGCAGGTTGTGAATGTGACAACTCCTGCCAACTACTTCCATGTTCTGCGTCGTCAG ATACACAGGGAATTCCGCAAGCCTCTTATTGTGATGGCTCCTAAAAACCTGCTACGGCACAAGGACTGCAAATCAAATTTATCTGAGTTTGATGATGTGCAAGGCCACCCAGGTTTTGACAAGCAGGGGACTAGATTTAAGCGACTCATCAAGGACCAGAATCACCACTCTGATCTTGAGGAGGGTATTAGACGGCTGGTTCTGTGCTCTGGCAAG CTTTATTATGAGCTTGATGACGAGCGAAGAAAGGTTGAAGCAAAGGATGTTGCAATTTGTAGAGTGGAACAGCTTTGCCCCTTCCCGTATGACCTCATCCAGCGAGAGCTGAAGCGATATCCAA ATGCTGAGATAGTTTGGGTCCAGGAAGAGCCGATGAACATGGGTGCCTACAGCTATATTGCACCCCGCCTTAGCACTGCCATGAAGTCCCTGGGTAGAGGAACTATCGACGACGTCAAATATATTGGCCGTGCTCCATCAGCTGCATCAGCCACTGGTTTCTATTCAGTTCATTTGAAGGAACAAAGTGAGATTGTACAGAAAGCGGTACAGAAGGAGCCAATTGAATCTCACAGCTGA
- the LOC137748424 gene encoding transcription termination factor MTERF8, chloroplastic-like, protein MLRTLRLCYSQSSSIVAASRITFFVQHPILRRHLSSEISEIQPNFTINYLINSCGLSPKGAISASKWFELQSPERADSVLSFLRTHGFSEIQISKILRSCTQLLNSNPEKTLLPKLEFFRSNGVSREGLGKLLANYPRILSVSLEKQIVPTYKFLRSMISEKNAVSVLSRGSWFIYSKNLVPNLEMLRESGMPLPCISLLLARQPTAFALKRKLLVEVVDRVEQMGFNMQTSTSVHAMCVLLVRFNDSNSVWNRNCEVYKRWGWSEDDVLFAFRRYPFCMNKSETKIASVMDFLVNKMGWPQRSIVKYPTVMGLSMESRIIPRCLVVKVLVLKGLIKEIENVGLSSLLAPAEKCFLDKFVFRYIDEVPQLLSVYEGKVEIQDV, encoded by the coding sequence ATGCTGCGAACACTCAGATTATGCTATTCGCAATCTTCCAGCATAGTTGCTGCTTCCAGAATCACATTCTTTGTTCAACATCCGATACTCCGCAGACACTTGAGCTCGGAAATCTCAGAAATCCAACCCAATTTCACAATCAATTACCTCATAAACTCATGTGGGTTGTCCCCAAAAGGTGCGATTTCAGCATCCAAGTGGTTCGAGTTGCAATCCCCAGAAAGAGCAGACTCCGTCTTGTCCTTCCTCAGAACCCATGGATTCTCCGAAATCCAGATCTCGAAGATCCTCAGGTCATGCACACAACTTCTTAACTCCAATCCGGAGAAAACCCTTTTGCCAAAGCTTGAGTTTTTCAGGTCGAATGGAGTTTCAAGGGAGGGCCTTGGAAAACTTCTGGCAAATTATCCTCGGATTTTGAGTGTGAGCTTGGAGAAACAGATTGTACCCACTTATAAATTCCTTAGGAGTATGATTTCTGAGAAAAATGCCGTTTCGGTTTTGAGCCGGGGCTCATGGTTTATCTATTCCAAGAATTTGGTGCCAAATCTTGAGATGTTGAGAGAATCAGGTATGCCCCTACCCTGCATTTCTCTGTTGCTTGCTCGTCAACCCACTGCTTTTGCACTGAAGCGTAAACTGCTTGTTGAGGTTGTGGATAGGGTTGAGCAAATGGGTTTTAATATGCAAACATCAACTTCTGTGCATGCAATGTGTGTATTATTAGTGCGCTTTAACGATAGTAACTCGGTATGGAATCGAAATTGCGAAGTTTATAAGAGGTGGGGTTGGTCTGAGGATGATGTTCTCTTTGCTTTCAGACGGTACCCGTTCTGTATGAATAAGTCGGAGACAAAAATAGCGTCAGTAATGGATTTTTTAGTGAACAAGATGGGATGGCCGCAGAGATCAATTGTCAAATACCCGACTGTCATGGGTCTCAGTATGGAGAGTAGAATTATACCAAGGTGTTTGGTCGTGaaagttttggtgttgaaagGATTGATAAAGGAAATTGAAAATGTGGGTTTGAGTTCGTTGTTGGCACCTGCGGAGAAGTGTTTCTTGGATAAGTTTGTGTTCAGATATATAGATGAAGTACCTCAATTGTTAAGCGTGTATGAAGGAAAAGTGGAAATCCAGGATGTATGA
- the LOC137748043 gene encoding transcription termination factor MTERF6, chloroplastic/mitochondrial-like: MSKNFKYESDGFGKMQMGCDWEVVDVKFTSQDICDNTYFSFKALSAKLPESVIEALHDELNIVLVVDYSLKTCSEVQTFLLMVGDLKPSHFPLQNLLLCRHFTSEISEIHHDFTINYLINSCGLSPEGAILVFKRVGLRSPLKPDFILSFIRNHGFSKTQISKMVRMYPQILNSNSEKTLLPKLEFFTSLGVSEEDLATTLEYEPMLLARSLEKHILPTYNFLRRVIFGGKIASVFKNCSMVFLEGHYNNVERNIRSLKESGMPQSCISLLVAHFTQVLMQNPKKFAQVVGKVKQMRFDMEKSMSVMAIKALSSANNKFIWTRNCEVYKRWGWSEDHVLSAFTRYPHCMTKSEKKIMQVMEFVVNKMGLSSQMIVKAPMIMRYNLEKRIIPWFLVVKILMLKGLMDENRKLGSVLCFTEKQFLERFVTRYRTKVPQLLSVSQGKTTIQDV; this comes from the exons ATGtcgaaaaattttaaatacgAGTCCGATGGTTTCGGCAAGATGCAAATGGGTTGTGATTGGGAAG ttgtGGATGTGAAATTCACTTCCCAAGATATTTGCGATAATacctatttttctttcaaagctCTTTCAGCCAAGTTGCCAGAATCAGTGATTGAAGCTCTCCATGACGAGTTGAACATCGTCCTG GTTGTTGATTATAGTTTGAAAACCTGCAGCGAAGTGCAGACATTCCTGCTAAT GGTTGGGGATTTAAAACCCTCGCATTTTCCTCTTCAAAATCTGCTACTCTGCAGACATTTCACCTCAGAAATCTCAGAAATCCACCACGATTTTACAATCAATTACCTCATAAACTCATGTGGGCTGTCCCCAGAAGGTGCAATTTTAGTCTTCAAGAGGGTCGGGTTACGATCCCCATTGAAACCAGACTTCATTCTGTCCTTTATCAGAAACCATGGATTCTCTAAGACCCAAATCTCAAAGATGGTGAGGATGTACCCACAAATTCTTAACTCCAATTCGGAGAAAACCCTTTTGCCAAAGCTTGAGTTTTTCACTTCACTTGGAGTTTCAGAGGAGGACCTTGCAACAACTCTGGAATATGAACCTATGCTTTTGGCAAGAAGCTTGGAGAAACATATTCTACCCACTTACAATTTCCTCAGGAGGGTGATTTTTGGGGGAAAAATTGCTTCAGTTTTCAAGAACTGCTCGATGGTTTTCTTGGAAGGCCACTATAATAATGTTGAGCGAAATATTAGAA gcctaaaagAATCAGGTATGCCCCAATCTTGTATTTCTCTGTTGGTAGCTCATTTTACCCAGGTTTTGatgcaaaaccctaaaaagtttGCTCAAGTTGTGGGTAAGGTTAAGCAAATGCGTTTTGATATGGAAAAATCAATGTCTGTGATGGCTATAAAGGCTTTGAGTAGTGCCAATAATAAGTTCATATGGACTCGAAATTGCGAAGTTTATAAGAGGTGGGGTTGGTCTGAGGATCATGTTCTCTCTGCTTTCACGCGGTACCCACATTGTATGACCAAGTCAGAGAAGAAGATAATGCAAGTCATGGAATTTGTAGTGAACAAGATGGGATTGTCATCGCAAATGATTGTTAAAGCCCCGATGATCATGCGTTACAATTTGGAGAAGAGAATTATCCCATGGTTTTTGGTTGTGAAAATTTTGATGTTGAAAGGATTAATGGATGAAAATAGGAAACTAGGCTCCGTGTTGTGTTTTACGGAGAAGCAATTTTTGGAGAGATTTGTGACCAGATATCGAACTAAAGTCCCTCAACTGTTGAGTGTGTCCCAAGGGAAAACTACAATTCAAGATGTATGA